One part of the Hyalangium ruber genome encodes these proteins:
- a CDS encoding DMT family transporter has product MNTSRKPVDGFALATMLLLCAIWGTQQVAIKLAAPDMPPLVQVALRSGISALLVGLLCWFRGERLSFRDGTWRPGLLAGVLFAAEFLFVGEGLRHTHASHIAVFLYTSPVFTALGLHWLVPSERLRRLQWVGIGVAFAGIVLAFGGGWLQGGVSPGMLWGDTLGLLAALAWGATTVVVRFSSLSEARPTQTLLYQLLGAFALLLPVGLLTGQMGQVSLTGVAWASLLFQGVVVSFASYLAWFWLLRRYLASSLSVFSFMTPLFGVTAGILVLRERADVFFAVGAGLVLMGILIVSARGLLRPRPRLKTGEMSPAR; this is encoded by the coding sequence ATGAACACTTCCCGGAAACCGGTTGACGGGTTCGCGCTCGCGACGATGCTGTTGCTGTGCGCCATCTGGGGCACGCAGCAGGTGGCCATCAAGCTGGCCGCGCCCGACATGCCGCCCCTGGTGCAGGTGGCGCTGCGCTCAGGCATCAGCGCGCTGCTCGTGGGGCTGCTCTGCTGGTTCCGTGGCGAGCGACTGTCCTTCCGCGACGGCACCTGGCGTCCCGGCCTGCTGGCGGGCGTGCTCTTCGCCGCCGAGTTCCTCTTCGTTGGCGAGGGCCTGCGCCACACCCACGCCTCGCACATCGCCGTCTTCCTCTACACCTCGCCCGTCTTCACGGCGCTGGGGCTGCACTGGCTCGTGCCCTCCGAGCGGCTGCGGCGCTTGCAGTGGGTGGGCATCGGGGTGGCGTTCGCGGGCATCGTGCTGGCGTTTGGTGGCGGCTGGCTCCAGGGAGGAGTGAGCCCGGGGATGCTGTGGGGCGATACCCTGGGCCTGCTGGCGGCGCTGGCATGGGGCGCCACCACGGTGGTGGTGCGCTTCTCGTCGCTCTCCGAGGCGCGGCCCACCCAGACGTTGCTCTACCAGTTGCTGGGCGCCTTCGCGTTGCTGCTGCCGGTGGGGCTCCTCACGGGGCAGATGGGCCAGGTGTCGCTGACGGGCGTGGCATGGGCGAGCTTGCTCTTCCAGGGCGTCGTGGTGTCCTTCGCGAGCTATCTCGCCTGGTTCTGGCTCCTGCGGCGCTACCTCGCCTCCAGCCTGTCGGTGTTCTCGTTCATGACGCCCCTGTTCGGTGTCACCGCGGGGATCCTGGTGCTGCGCGAGCGGGCGGACGTCTTCTTCGCCGTGGGCGCCGGGCTGGTCCTGATGGGGATCCTCATCGTCAGCGCGCGGGGCCTTCTGCGCCCGCGTCCGCGCTTGAAGACGGGAGAGATGAGCCCGGCGCGATGA
- a CDS encoding winged helix-turn-helix transcriptional regulator, with protein MSPRHIRHTESGCLAAREVLKLVGDKWSVLVVSLLGEGPLRFTELKRSIEGISQRMLTLTLRGLERDGLVTRTVFPTIPPRVDYALTPLGQTLQEPVRALSAWAETHREEIQAARDRFDGKDAKKRTARGAARQ; from the coding sequence ATGTCACCAAGGCACATCCGTCACACGGAGTCGGGCTGCCTCGCCGCGCGCGAGGTGCTCAAGCTCGTCGGGGACAAGTGGAGCGTACTCGTCGTGAGCCTGCTGGGCGAGGGGCCTCTGCGCTTCACCGAGCTCAAGCGCTCCATCGAGGGCATCTCACAGCGCATGCTGACCCTCACCCTGCGCGGCCTCGAACGCGATGGGCTCGTCACGCGCACGGTGTTCCCCACCATCCCCCCCCGGGTGGACTACGCCCTCACGCCGCTCGGACAGACGCTCCAGGAGCCAGTCCGAGCCCTGTCGGCGTGGGCCGAGACGCATCGCGAGGAGATCCAGGCCGCTCGGGATCGCTTCGATGGGAAGGACGCGAAGAAGCGGACGGCGCGAGGTGCCGCGCGACAATGA
- a CDS encoding NAD(P)-dependent alcohol dehydrogenase: protein MISARGYAAKDSKSPLAPFQFERREPGERDVQMEVLYCGICHSDLHQARDEWGGALFPMVPGHEIVGRVVRTGSGVKKFKAGDLVGVGCMVDSCRTCSSCKEGLEQYCEAGNIPTYNGREKDGKTLTQGGYSDTLVVDEDFVLKVPANLDPASAAPLLCAGITTYSPLKHWKVGPGQKVGVVGLGGLGHMGVKLARAMGAHVIVFSRTDKKKEDALRLGAHEVVSSSNKQEMAAHKGKLDLILDTVSAQHDVNDYLSLLRRDGHMVLVGAPEKPLELRAFSVIPQRRSFSGSMIGGIQETQEMLDFCGQHGIVSDIELIPIQQVNDAYERMLKGDVKYRFVIDLKSLR, encoded by the coding sequence ATGATTTCGGCTCGCGGTTATGCCGCCAAGGATTCGAAGTCCCCCCTCGCCCCTTTCCAGTTCGAGCGCCGGGAGCCCGGCGAGCGCGACGTGCAGATGGAGGTCCTCTACTGCGGCATCTGCCACTCGGACCTCCACCAGGCTCGCGATGAGTGGGGCGGCGCGCTGTTCCCCATGGTGCCGGGGCACGAGATCGTCGGTCGCGTGGTCCGCACCGGCAGCGGGGTGAAGAAGTTCAAGGCAGGCGACCTCGTCGGGGTCGGCTGCATGGTCGACTCGTGCCGCACGTGCTCCAGCTGCAAGGAAGGCCTCGAGCAGTACTGCGAGGCTGGCAACATCCCCACCTACAACGGCCGGGAGAAGGACGGGAAGACGCTCACCCAGGGCGGCTACTCCGACACCCTCGTGGTGGATGAGGACTTCGTCCTCAAGGTCCCCGCGAACCTGGACCCGGCGAGCGCCGCCCCGCTGCTGTGCGCTGGCATCACCACGTACTCACCGCTCAAGCACTGGAAGGTCGGTCCGGGTCAGAAGGTCGGCGTGGTGGGCCTGGGCGGGCTCGGCCACATGGGCGTGAAGCTCGCGCGTGCCATGGGTGCGCATGTCATCGTGTTCAGCCGCACCGACAAGAAGAAGGAAGATGCGCTGCGGCTCGGAGCCCACGAGGTGGTGTCGTCCTCGAACAAGCAGGAGATGGCCGCGCACAAGGGCAAGCTCGACCTCATCCTCGATACCGTCTCGGCCCAGCATGACGTGAACGACTACCTGTCGCTCCTGCGCCGGGATGGACACATGGTGCTGGTGGGTGCCCCCGAGAAGCCTCTTGAGCTGCGCGCGTTCTCCGTCATTCCCCAGCGCCGGAGCTTCTCCGGCTCGATGATTGGCGGCATCCAGGAGACGCAGGAGATGCTCGACTTCTGCGGGCAGCATGGGATCGTCTCAGACATCGAGCTGATCCCCATCCAGCAGGTCAATGACGCCTACGAGCGGATGCTGAAGGGCGATGTGAAGTACCGCTTCGTCATCGACCTCAAGAGCCTGCGGTAG
- a CDS encoding AraC family transcriptional regulator: protein MAKQLQVPFTTKLPYPVYFRTASLTEEASYPRHRHPWGEFVYAFSGVMELKLADSHYLAPPQYGIWLPPGVEHRGMNRYEASHCSLYLAPERCRALPKTTCALAVSPLVKALLEHLRMHRVDQPRTSADRRLLQVLIDQLVLAPPQGSYLPMSDDPLLRPVLTALEKNPADERSVAQWARQVHTTERTLERRCQQHLGLSFTDWRQRLRVVKALAMLETGRSVEAIGLDLGYSSASAFIAMFRRMTGTTPDKVRSQGFAAS from the coding sequence ATGGCGAAGCAACTGCAAGTTCCTTTCACCACCAAGCTCCCCTACCCCGTGTACTTCCGCACGGCCAGCCTGACGGAGGAGGCCTCGTACCCCCGGCACCGTCATCCCTGGGGCGAGTTCGTCTACGCCTTCAGCGGGGTGATGGAGCTCAAACTCGCCGACAGCCACTACCTCGCACCGCCGCAGTACGGAATCTGGCTGCCTCCTGGCGTCGAGCACCGTGGCATGAATCGTTATGAGGCGAGCCACTGCTCGCTCTACCTCGCCCCGGAGCGCTGCCGCGCCCTGCCGAAGACGACGTGCGCACTGGCGGTGAGCCCGCTGGTCAAGGCGCTCCTCGAGCACCTGCGCATGCACCGCGTGGACCAGCCCCGCACGAGCGCCGACCGACGGCTCCTTCAGGTGCTCATCGACCAGTTGGTCCTCGCCCCTCCCCAGGGCAGCTACCTGCCCATGTCCGATGATCCGCTGCTGCGCCCCGTGCTGACGGCCCTGGAGAAGAACCCGGCGGATGAGCGCTCCGTGGCGCAGTGGGCGCGACAGGTACACACCACGGAGCGCACGCTCGAGCGCCGCTGCCAGCAGCACCTGGGCCTGTCCTTCACGGACTGGCGCCAGCGGCTCCGCGTCGTCAAGGCGCTGGCCATGCTCGAGACGGGCCGCTCGGTGGAGGCCATCGGGCTCGACCTGGGCTACAGCAGTGCCTCCGCCTTCATCGCGATGTTCCGCAGAATGACGGGCACCACGCCGGACAAGGTGCGCAGCCAGGGCTTCGCGGCTTCCTGA
- a CDS encoding O-methyltransferase — protein MNEKVTAVLDAYHARMRAEEQRMSEAPPTGGSGDWRDQVLLAVGPDTGKLINILVRSLKAPNILELGTSYGYSGIWLAEAAQATGGRLTTVELQDYKTAYARDMATKAGLADSIDFKVGDALQVIADLPFKLDFVLVDLWKNLYEPCLEAFYPKLNPGAIIVADNMLRPGGEEVKRYGRAVRAKPGMTSVMLPVGSGLEISRFEPNP, from the coding sequence ATGAATGAGAAAGTGACGGCGGTGCTCGACGCTTATCACGCGCGCATGCGCGCGGAAGAGCAACGCATGAGTGAGGCACCGCCGACAGGCGGCTCGGGTGATTGGCGCGACCAGGTCCTGCTCGCCGTCGGGCCGGACACAGGCAAGCTGATCAACATCCTCGTGCGGAGCCTGAAGGCCCCCAACATCCTGGAGCTCGGCACTTCCTACGGTTACTCCGGGATCTGGCTGGCGGAAGCCGCGCAGGCGACGGGCGGCCGGCTGACCACCGTGGAGCTGCAGGACTACAAAACGGCCTATGCGCGCGACATGGCGACGAAGGCGGGCCTGGCCGACAGCATCGACTTCAAAGTGGGCGACGCGTTGCAGGTGATCGCCGACTTGCCGTTCAAGCTCGACTTCGTGCTCGTGGACCTCTGGAAGAACCTCTACGAGCCGTGCCTCGAGGCGTTCTACCCCAAGCTCAATCCGGGAGCGATCATCGTCGCCGACAACATGCTCCGGCCAGGCGGCGAAGAGGTGAAACGCTATGGCAGGGCCGTGCGCGCCAAGCCCGGAATGACAAGCGTCATGCTCCCGGTGGGGTCTGGTTTGGAGATCAGTCGGTTCGAGCCGAACCCGTGA
- a CDS encoding LysR family transcriptional regulator, whose product MAFTPLNALNAFLAVGRRRSFAAAAADLGVSSSALSQSVRQLEARLGVPLLTRTTRSVALTDAGRRLLESAGPSVDQALEALKTAAAQPGEVTGRVRLSVPTVAIHPVVTPILTRFLSRYPKAEVDLRVEDRMVDIVAEELDAGIRMSETIERDMVQVRLSGAFRFVVAAAPSYLKRRGTPERPKDLLTHDCLCIRSATTGALYQWELERGQKSWRLPVHGPLVTNDAVVMRAMAEAGMGLMYAFEPDVAQQLKRGTLRLVLEPYAALVDGFFLYFPSRAQVSPAFRAFVDVAREVMPGRGAASSD is encoded by the coding sequence ATGGCCTTCACTCCGCTCAACGCCCTGAACGCTTTCCTGGCCGTGGGCCGCAGGCGCAGCTTCGCGGCGGCGGCAGCCGACCTCGGCGTCTCCTCCTCCGCGTTGAGCCAGTCCGTCCGCCAGCTGGAGGCGCGGCTCGGCGTGCCCCTGCTGACCCGCACCACCCGAAGTGTGGCGCTCACCGACGCGGGCCGCCGCCTGCTGGAGTCCGCTGGGCCGTCCGTCGACCAGGCGCTCGAGGCGCTGAAGACGGCCGCGGCCCAGCCGGGCGAGGTGACGGGCCGGGTCCGGCTCTCCGTTCCCACGGTCGCCATCCACCCCGTCGTCACGCCGATCCTGACGCGCTTCCTCAGCCGCTACCCGAAGGCGGAAGTGGACCTCCGAGTCGAGGACCGGATGGTGGACATCGTGGCGGAGGAGCTGGACGCGGGCATCCGCATGTCGGAGACCATCGAGCGCGACATGGTGCAGGTACGGCTGTCGGGGGCGTTCCGCTTCGTCGTGGCGGCGGCGCCCTCGTACCTCAAGCGCCGGGGGACACCCGAGCGGCCGAAGGACCTGCTCACGCACGACTGCTTATGTATCCGGTCGGCGACGACGGGAGCGCTCTACCAGTGGGAGCTGGAGCGCGGGCAGAAGAGCTGGCGCCTCCCGGTGCATGGCCCGCTCGTCACCAACGACGCGGTGGTGATGCGGGCCATGGCCGAGGCGGGCATGGGGCTCATGTACGCGTTCGAGCCCGATGTGGCGCAGCAATTGAAGCGAGGGACCCTGCGTCTGGTGCTGGAGCCCTATGCGGCGCTGGTGGACGGATTCTTCCTGTACTTCCCCAGCCGCGCGCAGGTGTCGCCCGCCTTCCGTGCCTTCGTGGACGTGGCGCGCGAGGTGATGCCGGGGCGCGGCGCCGCGTCCTCTGACTGA
- a CDS encoding LysR substrate-binding domain-containing protein: MAAGLGVALVPESIVSLTLGGNVVYRPLAGVTESMELRVVYRRLGKEPALRTFLEVVRGLSRESPLPQALEVDDEAVLHIALQHPLVGVIDLLDGDQLDV; the protein is encoded by the coding sequence GTGGCGGCCGGACTGGGGGTTGCCCTGGTTCCCGAGTCCATCGTGTCGCTCACCCTCGGGGGGAACGTCGTCTACCGTCCCCTCGCCGGGGTGACCGAATCGATGGAACTGCGTGTGGTGTACCGCCGGCTCGGGAAGGAGCCGGCCCTGCGGACATTCCTGGAAGTGGTTCGAGGCTTGTCGAGAGAGTCGCCGCTACCGCAGGCTCTTGAGGTCGATGACGAAGCGGTACTTCACATCGCCCTTCAGCATCCGCTCGTAGGCGTCATTGACCTGCTGGATGGGGATCAGCTCGATGTCTGA
- a CDS encoding Ig-like domain-containing protein has product MNSAPHRMKNLPISLLALCLTLAVTGCHCSSSPADDFSIKVVLAETRISAGTKTTAKAQRIYDDGRVVDLDASTSQQWTSSAPQVASVQPQPDGTVEVTALKPGSATITVNADGVSGEATLEVTEARLLSLQVSPTSASVLAGLTQQFTAQGTYGDGTTSDVTNSATWTSSNTDLATVSSTGLATGVAAGGPVTLTATLGGVSGTAQFTITAPPPVLTSITLTPATASVRQGSTQQFTAQGSYSDGTTSDVTNSATWTSSNTDLATVSSTGLATGVAAGGPVTLTAT; this is encoded by the coding sequence ATGAACTCAGCGCCACATCGCATGAAAAACCTGCCGATCTCACTTCTCGCCCTCTGCTTGACGCTTGCCGTCACTGGCTGCCACTGCTCTTCGTCGCCAGCAGACGATTTCTCGATCAAGGTCGTCCTAGCGGAGACCCGCATCTCCGCAGGGACGAAGACCACCGCGAAGGCCCAGCGGATCTATGACGATGGCCGCGTCGTCGACCTCGACGCCTCCACTTCACAGCAATGGACTTCGTCTGCTCCTCAAGTGGCCTCCGTCCAACCGCAACCGGATGGCACTGTCGAAGTGACGGCTCTCAAGCCTGGTAGCGCCACCATCACAGTCAATGCGGACGGAGTCTCGGGCGAGGCAACCCTCGAGGTCACCGAAGCTCGCCTCCTCTCGCTGCAGGTGTCACCCACCAGCGCCTCCGTGCTTGCAGGCCTCACTCAGCAGTTCACTGCCCAGGGCACCTACGGCGACGGCACCACGAGCGACGTGACGAACAGCGCGACGTGGACCTCGAGCAACACCGACCTTGCCACCGTGAGCAGCACGGGCCTGGCCACCGGTGTGGCTGCGGGTGGGCCCGTCACCCTCACCGCTACCCTGGGTGGCGTGAGCGGCACGGCTCAATTCACCATCACCGCTCCCCCGCCCGTGCTCACCTCCATCACGCTCACCCCCGCGACGGCTTCGGTTCGCCAGGGCTCGACACAGCAGTTCACCGCGCAAGGCAGCTACAGCGATGGCACCACGAGCGACGTGACGAACAGCGCGACGTGGACCTCGAGCAACACCGACCTTGCCACCGTGAGCAGCACGGGCCTGGCCACCGGTGTGGCTGCGGGTGGGCCCGTCACCCTCACCGCTACCC
- a CDS encoding DoxX family protein, whose amino-acid sequence MSNAAAPTFTSAQRPSRGLHIGLWVSQVLLALVFAMAGLTKLITPAAELAKATGAIVPPVELVRFIGVSEIAGTLGLILPSLTRIRPGLTPLAAAALTVVMVLAAGYHLIRGEFSSVPANVIIGALAVFVAWGRFKKAPITPRG is encoded by the coding sequence ATGTCCAACGCCGCCGCTCCCACCTTCACCTCCGCCCAGCGTCCCAGCCGTGGGCTCCACATCGGCCTCTGGGTCTCCCAGGTTCTCCTCGCGCTCGTGTTCGCGATGGCAGGCCTCACGAAGCTCATCACCCCCGCCGCGGAGCTGGCGAAGGCGACCGGAGCGATCGTGCCCCCGGTGGAGCTGGTGCGCTTCATTGGCGTGTCCGAGATCGCTGGGACTCTGGGGTTGATTCTTCCCTCGCTCACCCGCATCCGGCCAGGCCTCACCCCGCTCGCGGCGGCCGCGCTCACCGTGGTGATGGTGCTCGCCGCTGGCTACCACCTCATTCGCGGGGAGTTTTCGTCGGTGCCGGCCAACGTCATCATCGGCGCCCTGGCTGTCTTCGTCGCTTGGGGCCGCTTCAAGAAGGCGCCCATCACGCCGCGCGGCTGA